The DNA sequence TTTACACCATACAACTTTTATCTTTCACTTTGGTAAACTCAAGAATACAAATATCAAATATGGTGAAAAAAAGTGTAAAAATTGAGGGATTTGCCTTGTAGATATGAATCAGCTGACCTAATATGCTCTCTATTTCATTCCATTTTCTCCCACTGTAGGCACAGCCTTTTCTGATATTCTATACCTTGTCATCCACTTCAGAGGACTCTGATACAGTGCCTTTCTTCTGGGATTTGCTTGGAGCGGAACGACGCTCCTTGCCTCCTGGTTTGGATGAGGCATTGCCATACCATATCATTCCCATGATTGCAATGAACATACCTAAAATTACTTGATGATTGAGACCCTCTTTCCCAAAGAATATGAATCCTAAGATCAAGACTAGAATCGTCTTCATATGGCCCAGGACTTGAAACGACACAGCAGTAAATCTGCCGATGCATATGAACTGGCTGAGGTTGGTTCCTACCGCAATGGTGCAAGATAGGAGAATCAATGACTGCAGAAGACAATATCAGCCCAAATCAATAATGGTAGCCACAAGTCACAGGTAGCTATAGGCAAGAATGTATATGCATTTATGCTCATAGACATACATACACGTGTACAGCTTTATTTGTTGTAGGACTATCCTATCTCGGTCCACATGATGAATGATGAAGAAACCAAAGGAATGAGAAAGTTGCACATCTGCACATTGTTATTTCATAGGAGAAACAGAATTCTATATATGAAGGTTTTATAATAGAAAAGGTTTTTCTCAAGATTGTGAAAGGCCACCAAGATAAGGATTCATGCACTATTGGTGGCTTGAGGTGGCAAATGGTTTTGTGCACTGATATGGATTGGCTCCCTACTGGTTGATACAATTAAGAGACAGGAAAGGTAGTTTTCTTTCCTAATAAATAATAATGCCAAACTAATTGATTTGTCACCACAAAATTCTCATGGAATATGTAGAGAACAAAGTTTCAGGTTCACCAGATTAGAGCTGCCCATTGTCCATTGAATAGACAGAAAATATCATGAAGTTCAAATCAAAGTATGTAGTGCTTGACACCATAAACGGGGTAACATTATAAACTGAAGCAATAATTCATCTAGCAAATAGAATTACTTAAATATATGGAGATGCAGACTTGTCGTGGAATGCAATAAATCTAAATAACCAACCTGATTAGACCAGCACTATCTGGAAAGTAAAAAGTTGAAGATTCATATTGACACTTACAAACATATGAGGGATGTGTTCAGGAAAAGTAATTGAActtaacaaacaaacaaacatatgCAAATGAGCATGAAAAATTGAAAGGACACTACTGAGTActgagacacacacacacacgcatgtAAAGGCTAGAAGAGAgtagccatatatatatatatatatatatatatatatatatatgtgaaggCATGCAATCTAGGAAAATACAATTATCGTATTGAACTCACCACTGATACAAAATGATAGTCATATGCATAAACTGTTTTACTTGTCAACCAGAAGTCCACGAAGGGACCTAATATCAGCAAAGATGCAGCCTGTACTGGTGCAGTATGTCCCAATAGGTTGAAAGAACTAAGAGAATACTTCCGTTGAAGATGGTGCACGTACTGCAGAAACATAGAtattgaaaaatgtcaagcAACTGTAGCTTGGGGCTTGGACAACATGGTTCAATTCAATCCTTCGTTGGGATATTACATATTGAGAACAGATTGACCCTGATATACATATCTCCCAGGCCCAACCACTTAAAAACAGGATGCCTATTATATTATCTTTAGGTTGTTGAAGGATGTTAACATTTATGACGTGATACAAATCGAAATAACAGATACAAATAAGAAACTTCAGTTAAGTTGAAACTGGATCTGTGCAGCCCTACGAGGCAAGGAGTCACTCTTAATGACCCCTAACCCATTCCATCCTCATGCAGTACATATGATCATGAATTAAGTTTACGAGCTACTTACATACTGTTGTAGGGCAGTGCTCCAAACTGCCACTGAAGCAGCTATAAAACCCTTGGCATTAACACTCACATCAGTAACAGTACAAACTGCAACACCAAGGAGAACCAATGTTATGCTAAGCTTCGTATCCCTTGAGTATCGGACCTTGTCCAAGACAACCTCTAGAAAACATGATACTGGGATCATAGTCAGCTTCGCGATctgaaaataaattttgaaaataaaagaacatGAAAATTATTAGAACTATATAACAAAAACAGAATACGTATTTACTAGTTCATGACCACACACCTGATAGAATCCAACAGAGTTCCACATTAAGCTCACATTCATCCCAACTATGGAGAAATTTGCAAATAAAACAAACTTCAAAAGCTCAGGCAGTGGTAACTGGGAAGGCTGGATGTATCCCAGCCACTTAAGGACAAGTGTCAATAAGGTTGTTGTGGCAAAATGCAGACCCGTTAACGTTGTGGCTGCAGTATATAGAGAAAATGTCAGGATGTATGAATTTCTTCAGGAAATTTGTCCCTAAAATAAAAGTCTccatcttttctattttttgaaGCAGCACTTTATTAGACTATGAATCATGGACAATAGTAGAAGGCGGTCATGTCTATAACACATAGATATGTCCCCAGGTTAAATAATATCTTACTCCCACCCAGACATTCTTGTGACTAAATTTTTCTTTCAACAAATAAATGGTGGACTTTTTTCTAATTGAGGAAAGGAACTCAAGTGCATAGATAGCTAGTACTACATAATCAGGTCTCTTTTTAGCCCGCTCGGTTTACCAAATGTTTATATCATAAACTAACCTTACAAGTTACAACTACGATGTAAGAACTCAAATAGAATTGTTCGATGGTAACTAGTGTTTGGAGACTTATCAGCATAACTGTTACATAATATATCATCCTGCCAATCCATGTTCAAGTCCTTAGTTTATATTTGTCCTTTCGCTGTGTATGTAGCGTGTAGTGCCCATCCTATATGTTTTTTTGATCATATATAACCTCATTAGTCAAATTTATGCAATGTATCTGACAACTATAAAGTTATGCAAGGTTAGTTTCAAATTCAAGTTACCCAATTAACTGTTCTATAAGTTTATCTGTCCATTACTAAGACATATGAAGATATATTTACTTCAACCATCACTGGATTTCATCAGTTATGTCTACACAATTTTAAACTGCTACTCAAATAATGCGGAAATGTACAGAGTGATTGAACTGTTTATTGCCATATTCACATTTTCTTCCAAACGAGCTTGCCGCTCATGTACCCTCTTTCCCCAATCCTTCCCCTTACTCAATGGTTTGTACAAGTAATATATCATTAAGACAATTACGGCTCTGGCATCCCCCTACATCTTTACATTTACTTGGGGAAAGAGGATGGATGATTACAGTTTACACGGCATCAAAGGATGAAAAGCTTCAGGCAAAAACGATTAGATCGGCaatgaaaatgaagaagatCATGTAGCACAGATAACGTACCGAAACTGAAACCATGCGTAGCCATCAATGATTTATTGACAATGATTATTCCAACAGATGTAACCACATTGAACAGCCATGAGGCGGCGTCAAGAGTCGCCTTCCTATCACCTTTGCCGGCACTCATCTTTACCTATATCTCCCAATCGATCCCTAGATTCTTCACTGCCCAGTCTTCACAAAACAGtgcacacacacaaatattagACACCAGTAGTTCCATCCATAAACAACATTAACACAAAACCTTTgcacaacacaaaacaaaagaaaataaactcGAAACATTCTCATTTCAAGTAAACCAACCCCATTACTCACACCAATTTCGCAAATGTTAATCGAAAACACAACAAACTAAAATCACAACAACAATCAGCAGTCTAACACTTCAAAATAATCTACAGAGACATGAACAAAGACTAAAAAATTCTCCCAAGCTGATCCCAGATTTGAATAGCAATTCAGTTAATCAAACACCAGAGCTACTCTACCACACAAAAATCAAAAGCTAATTCATTTCCAGAACCAAATTGAGCCAAATCACAACGATTCCCAATTAGATCCATCACAAAACGCAACaccaaattgaaaaaaaaaacactcgaTGCAAAGTAACAAGCAGCAATCCAACAGTATCGGAAGTCAAAATCTCAAAGAATCCATCTTCGACATTCAGGCATCTGATTTTCCCGGCAAAATGTGCcgcagatgaaaaaaaaaagcatcaaCAGAAATCGGAAGTGCGATGAAGCTGAGAGCGGAGACGAACctcggaagaagaagaagaaggattgaAGGATCGAAGGAGATTGGGGCGCCTCGGGAATCGGGGAGttaagaagaggaggaggaggaggtagaGGTGGAGAGAACGTCAAGAATTGTGGAATTGAAGAACGCCGTCCTCGCCATTAAAGACAGACACTGAGACGTAAACTGTGAGAAAGTGAATGAACGAACTCTCTCTCtacgttttttctttttcttttccttttctttttggtttttattttaatctGTGATCTAATTGGGGCTAATTTGGggattaatttttaattttgaagttTATGTATTTTGAGAGAAACTGCATATTCACATGCATTAGGGACCCCTAATGCGTTAGATAAGTCATGGTGAAGGGCATGTGGACAATTTGAAACGTTCTTGCTTTTGTGTTGTTCTCAACTTCTTATTGTGAATGTATGACTTCAATTGCCAAGTGTAAATTGAATTTTCTATAGTTGCCTTGATCAAATGTTTATCAGTTTTGGCTTGATGGATTGTTCGTTTGGCTTAAACAAACTGATGACGTAATTGTTGATTGATCTCTGTAGTTTCTCTTCTATTGCACAAAATGTAGTTGGAACTTAGAAGTGACTATATTTGCTCCTGATCACAGTCACATTTAGCAGTTTTGCTGAAGTTCGAATTTTACCGATCTTAAttttataatatataaatatataagaaaatagTCTACACTGTAATGATATTTCTTTATTTACATGAGACTTTATTTGGAACTATCTAAAATAATAGTATCTAAAACTCTTCTAGAAAATTATTAATCCTGTGGAACcgtattttcaaaattttatttgatCATTATGTATTTAGTCAGTAGAAAGTTATAGGATCTTGATGTGTTTAGTATGGTGCATAGTGTCATTTTCTTGCTTTGTTTGTGTCATAAAAGTCCTTTTCTTGTACTTTTCTATATAGAAACGGGCTTGATGACCCCCCAATTTTGCATCATGATGTGCCGACCTCAACCTCCCAATATGCTTCTTATGCCCAAAGATTCTAATGTTTGGGTCCATTAGAATTTGGTGCCTTATTATGTCTCCTATTTTCCACTTGGATTTGCCTAACAAATCACAGATCTATTGACTGTAGCTAGTAAGATGACTCTTCAAAATAATGTTCATTCTTTCTCCTTTCCTACTTTGATGATCCCTCTGTTTCTTCTATAAGATACCCTTCTTTAAACTTAGCTTAATTGGAACGTAACATATTCCTGGAGGCTACAGATTTGAATCCAAGAGGCAGATTATTTATTTTAGTGACATCTTTATCCCCCCTTAAGTTATTCctttttttggtttgaaattATTTAGCATCTTTTAGTCTCTCTAAAGTAAGAGAGTTATCTTACACTTAGTGTTCAgcttttctgaaatttttgtgGCTCTGTGAAGTGTAATGTGACCAAGAATGGAGGTATGATATTCTGTTTTGTGAACTTGTTTTTCTggtcatttttattttgtgaagtTTGAAACTAACAACGTGAGGAGCCGTCATGAACACTCAATACTCAACGTGCTGGTCTCTGCCATATTCAATATTCAATTCAACCCTTTGAATTTGAACACACTGAGGAGAATTCCCCATGGAAATAGGAACGTGATCATCAGGATACACACACACGTCTAACGTCTGTTAATTTAGTACAAATTACTACTATGTGGTTTAGggccaaaatcaattcagtccctgaacttttaatttcatcaaaaacacccctgcactttcaattttgatctaataggtccaatttgttagttttctgacaattgagttgtttaacttgttaatgtggctcatatatagcctatgttttatgatgtggtgtcgaggtggtctgcatagtcaatttaggagtgagtcctactaataaaaataaatagtttttcaacaaattgcccaactataacttgaacccataacagaatattaacgaattggacctattagatcaaaattaaaagtgcaggggtgttttttatgaaattagaagttcagggactgaattgattttggacctaaaccacagggtactaactagtatttagccctttatttttctttaacaatgaaaaaaatttctaaataCTTTgagctagtttgggattgctatgacttttaaaaaaaaactgttgctgctacgttgtgagaataatcaatgGTGAATTAATACAGTTTCgtttttggtaaataatatttttaagagtgttgtcagtacataaaacaacttcagagcgtgttttgatccacaacaaCTTCTAGTgacctataattttcaattaaagttGCTTTTAtctatttaccaaacacaataaaatctaaaattttaaacaaaaattgatttttttaaaagcgaagcaatcccaaatgAGGCCTTTATATATTAAAGAAACGGTTTTTTGAGATGATTAAATATTTCAAGTTGAATGCTTGGATGCACTTAGTTCATTAATTTGTAGAAgataaacattagaaaaattatCATTCACCATAAACAGTGGAGAATTACGGCAATGTCTTACATGCTAaatgaaatttgattctgtttaaggaaaactgaattggtagagaattgagtcgtgttttcattgataataagggtctctttatatagaggattacaagacatagaatcagagttgtacaaggaaagataatcgtacaattaatcggatatctatgaatatctccaagaatatctctaattcaaaaccatcttacaactaggtcaagtaacctagagtttgggtcagacacatattctggattttcttgaacaaattcaaatttaaacttggaaaaattaaataataatttACAAAGTATTGGTTGAATAAGATTTCAAATAAGGACGAAGAATTAGCCCTTATTTagcttccttaaaaaaaaaaaattacaaaacttgtgaaaaataaataatacacTTCCTAATGTATACAGTGAAGGtaattttaggaaagtttcatgatttgatCAGCGTTGATGACTTATCCATCCCTTGAATATCAAAACTAATTTGAACTCTAGATCTAACCTTCTGAACAAAATGTGGAAATGCTACCTACCACCTAATATCAAAATCTTTAGTTTAGTTGGCAATTAATCAGGAAGAGATACTAGAGACAATATtcattccatttttttttttcataaatattCATTCCAATTTTAGTATCGATAGGTCTTGCCCTATTTGTCATAATACTCTTGAATCAATTAAGCACCTGTTTTTTGAATTTAGTTTCTCTCTTCAGGTCTGGAAAGcttttttttccctaatttAGACCTAACCAACTGGACTAAGTCCTTTATTGACTGGTTGGATTTGCTTTCTAAATTCAATGATCCTTCTATTGCTTTATGTACCCTTTACAGCATTTGAATTAATATAGACAATGTCATTTTTAGAAACACCAAAAAGGATCTTAGATATTTAGATAATATTAATGTACTTAGCCTCCACCTTATTCTctaattataaattttttaatGGCCCTCCTATAAAGAGAATCAAATATAGAGAAATGATCAAATCACACCCTCCTGTTTCAGGtttcttaaaattaaattttgatggATATGTTAAATCTAATCATCTTAGTGCCGATGGTTTTATATTTAGAGATGAACGTGGTAATCCAATTCTTGCTGCCTCTAAAAATATAGGCTTAAATAGTGTCGTGACATTTGAAGCTCTAGCTTTAAGAGTTGGACTTCATGCTGCAATCATTCATGGCTTCACAAATTTGGAAGTTGAAGGAGATTCAAAACTTTTGATTGATAGCTTCCTCGGAACCATTTCTCCCCCTTGGCGGATCAAATTCATCCTTAAAGATATTCTTTAGTCATCAAATCAGCTCTTAAATTTAAGCATCAGACGCATCAAGCGAAGCCAATTTCTTTGCTGATGCCATTGCTAATACATGACACAATTCTACTGTCAATGCTTGGAGACATTCCCTACCCCTTTCATCTTATAATGCTCATTTCTTTGATCGTCTGGCTATAAGTTGTGAAAAAGATTCTTcattataattttcttttcttcgatttaggaaaaaaaaaaactggttgATAAAAAGTGataagtgttcaagtaaatctagaatatgtgtctgatctaaaccctaggttacttgacttagttGAAGTAAGGTTTTGACTTAGaaatattctcggagatattcatagatttCCGATTAATTGAACGATTatttttccttgtacaactctgattctatgttttgtaatcctctatataaacaggcccctattatcaatgaaaatacgactcaattctctcacaattttgattttccttaaacacgttatcagcacgaagccctaatcctgaaacaaatagccaaaccctgaatCAAGAACCTAAAACcttaaatccgaatacaaaaccttgaaccattttctgcctccaccacaCAACTTGAAGCCCTTGACCATAGGAATTTAGAACCGGCGGCAGAACCACTAGGACCGGCAGGAAACCTACCTAACTGGCTACCGGAAGCTCCAAACAACCCTcaacaaatattccaccggttcaccacctttcggacctccaattgctaccaaattttgccACTAGTAGCATATGGATCTTAGGATTCAGGAATAGGAAGAAAATCTCAAAAGCCCCTCATAAAAGATACTGAACCGGTCGACTAGATTTCCTGCAGAAAACCGGAAGAAAAGAGAAGTGaaaaagggaaaggaaaagaaggcaGCCCAGAAGCAACCCACTACCACGTCAGCAGTCCGGTGCCATGTCAATGCCGAAGAGTTTTAAGGCGAGTTTTTTTTGGTGACTTTTCAGACCAAATTTTCCggtgacctatttcgaggtaatttttactaaaatttcccgtttttgaagtttttattctttttctcggggacttgcaaactcccttcttctaccgccctttcttcatcataggggagacctaattaagtcAAACTGtgagggttcgtgctcactccaagcttggagcttgttgagatctccaaacttagagtttgtagagaatttatgatcgaccatttacgtcattgttttgatctaatccaatatctttTGGAGGCGATtacactcagaaattttatatgttttcaggtagctttttccgctccgaaactaaccctttttcttgttctctttcaggatgagtaacttgaacaaattggactttgttccattgggaacaactggctctggatatcacatgtgggttcgtgatgtccgctagcatctcaaggcggatggaatcctggatacgattctcaaacctagccaggacgtgttaactattgagcaagctcaaactttggaagcaaatagagtagccttagaggcaaataaggcgaaagtcatcatcctaatgactcgtcatatggatgattcgctccagtacgagtgtatgaatgaagaagaacccagaaggttgtgggtctcactcgaagaaagatttggcaacgtccgtgactccctgcttcttgacctagaagtgagaagGAATAACcttcgcttctgtgatttcaagtcagttcttgattaCAACTCGGAagtacttcgcattaaatccttaatggaattctgtggtaaagagatcacatatgcgatgttgattgagaagactctctctaccttccccatctctgcattgatggttgctaagaactatagaatcgatgttactgtagGACGAATCACAatgtttcatgagctcattggagctatgaatgttgctgaaaagcatgacaacatccttgtgaagaactataattcgagatccgtggaaacatagcatattccggaatccaaatATAGTCGCGCCcataagagagggcgccaagagcaataccctaatcttagggatatttctgaacgttctggtccatataatagCTCTACtcgggaaggtaaccgccaaaataggcgaacaaggaaccaaagaggtcaacgtggaaagagagagggaggcaacacctctggccatgttggtggcgccaccaatactaggagccatctaaatgacgctttcaaagcgcctcaatcaatggagtctgagcaaagagaagtatgttctcgatgtggagtattcggtcattggacacacatttgtagagctcgttaaGAAATTGTCACCTCCTACAAAacgtattgtgaagcaagagaagcctactatgtggaacaagaagatcaagaagatgatctagagtgaagggttgaagactacaaatctggctgggatcaaaaGATTGCCAATTCTATTTAAGTGATTATTTTtctaagagatgtaataggctattgtcatatactttgtagtaaatgccattggtttagtttttcttcatataggctcatccaaaatgagtatgatgtctaggaaggttttgagatcagtggtacttaagcgagccttgttTTAcctacatctctctactcacttgatcatatttattttggagttaccgaaagaagtcaaacgacaacctttgttttgcattaactagcattggatttgattctcctaatggttaagagacaatgatgtactctgttggcttatgaataaaacttCTGGttattttcattatgactccattttgattgcgagcatattactttttgactacgatggctgggccatcagtattaattcaaggacatggaatagcccaagttccctttgccaaatggcaccttgattactgtcacagaaagtatctacgctcctagggcaaatcgcacctatgaatagctaacggattccatgcgaaaatgcctgtggagaacggaaatgagttcctttgcaatacctctaactaTTGTTAACAAAGGCGCATATTAGAAAAGTATAtttgtctctctagtggactctatgtcactattcgagctattaaatccaataaagttatgagataagatcttttggatttagacacatattggctttgtcatgacatgataggtcatcctagtaataatatgatgatccatctacgaaagacttcacacggacatccatttttcgagcgaaatgaagcacgAATTAAAGGTTGATTCCTTGATTAAGTATGACCGCCGCCGCTGCCTAAGGCACCgtcgccgtccaccaccagcatAGGGCTgacacagtccctatccatgatacCATGGATgacgtccatcatggtgatggcaccccaagtgatgctgcaatcaccaactttgcttcaaatagcatttcagacgctcaggcctaaccaaaatcctcattggttgcttctaaagcctctcgctcgttttgcAAAGTCAGTTCCTTAGAGAATTTAGGACTGAGACAGTCCTATGtaaaagatatgaaaatactcattctgttcttacatagaatccatggggattctgtggactgatttaaccaacctgcggacgtttaaatatctcataatattggttgacaagcaaacacgctggtcacgtattgtgccattgtccacttgtaatgctgcttatgctacacttctAGCACTATtctatgacaacgggctcactccccggatcatcctattcagtcaattggatttgacattgctagagagtttatatcgaagactttcgatggttattgcatatcactgggactgatgttggacatcatattctcatgtacatacccaaatggtctcgcggaaacggcTATGATGGTAGCCCGGAATTTgctaatgcgcaccaatatccttatatctgcttggggtgatgcaatatcacatgcagctatgctaattcgtctacgacccaccgccactcaatctacctctgcgttacagctagtgactaggtacaagtatcatacttatccatctttgagtgtgccatttatgtgccaattgcataGCCTctgcgctctatgatgggtccttacagacgaatgagtAACTactttggatttgagactccaacaatcgtccgccatttaatgcccttgcaaggcgatctccttacctctagatttgttggttgtcactttgatgagacaatcttcctgtcgttagagggagataggaacaataatgttctgcaggaacgacaggaattgtcaccCCCACTATGTCTCGTcccgatccctgttaaagtgacgagatcactcatctgctgcaaatatgcctgcaaggaatgaCGTCCCTactagaggacgtagcgccaccctacatggaggtaggcatggcgcgcacgccaaagagagtggcactctggtgttataggccatggccccagctaggatgcatgggaggcccgtgggttcgaaggatactttggcacaacccatTCCTtagatcatcgacactcaaaatctgtctcatgagaatcttccggattatgttTATTGTTGGGGGACGTCTCAACGTCAGAatctattcttgagaatataaagctctttgaaaattacactagtgtatatgagacatgggatagaaattccatcataattgatgatgtagttacgcatgagtttgttaagtacgatgatatcgaaccacgctccgttgatgaatgaatgccaacgtagaaagaaaattggcctaaatggaaagatgtgatccaagtTAAGAtagattctctaatgaagaggaaggtttttgagccaatgatgccaacacctcctaacataaaacctgttgactaatgggtcttcgttagaaagcgtggtgagaaaaatagatggtaatctcgccttatagcgcaaggcttctcacaaaaagccctggaatcgactacgatgagacatattctctcgtaatggatgtcgagacatattctctcataatggatgtcactacactccactaccctgttagtttggtagtttctgaataattgatcatgtagcttacaaatgtggtcactacgaatctctatggggatctagatatggaatgtacatgaaggttcatggtgaacttcatttacctaagtcaagtggcACTAGACCActgagcgcgtttacaataggGTTGAAATGCtgactaaagtgactactttattgggaagggatatgcctgcgcgtttccataacaagtttcggattctattgcggttcatgcatgttggacatgaacttcattggaagcccttaaatagttaagggaaaccgctgaacacttgaaatccgattttgagatgattgTTTtttggagaacatgattatgtctcagtttggaacttgagcatcgtgttgatagatgcttaagcattttgacaaggtcaaaccttcaaacacccccatgatcgttcgtagtcttgatcctgaaaaagaTCCTCCTCGTTCGAAGGATATGACGAAAATGTGCTTGAGGCATAAgtgtcttacttgagtacaataggcgccttattgtactta is a window from the Rosa chinensis cultivar Old Blush chromosome 2, RchiOBHm-V2, whole genome shotgun sequence genome containing:
- the LOC112189887 gene encoding UDP-rhamnose/UDP-galactose transporter 4, giving the protein MSAGKGDRKATLDAASWLFNVVTSVGIIIVNKSLMATHGFSFATTLTGLHFATTTLLTLVLKWLGYIQPSQLPLPELLKFVLFANFSIVGMNVSLMWNSVGFYQIAKLTMIPVSCFLEVVLDKVRYSRDTKLSITLVLLGVAVCTVTDVSVNAKGFIAASVAVWSTALQQYYVHHLQRKYSLSSFNLLGHTAPVQAASLLILGPFVDFWLTSKTVYAYDYHFVSVSLILLSCTIAVGTNLSQFICIGRFTAVSFQVLGHMKTILVLILGFIFFGKEGLNHQVILGMFIAIMGMIWYGNASSKPGGKERRSAPSKSQKKGTVSESSEVDDKV